In Flavobacterium piscisymbiosum, the sequence CTACTTCTATTTCAAGAGGTTTTGCTACACCTCAATTGGTTCGAAACGGGGTTGGAAGTTTTACTTATACCACAATCGATCCTTCGAATCTGGAGCGTATTGAGGTGATCAAAGGACCATCGGCAACACTTTTTGGAAGTACTTTATCTTCTTTTGGTGGATTGTTTAATCGTGTGACCAAAAAGCCTTTTGATAGTTTTAAAGGTGAAATATCATATTCAGCAGCTAGTTGGGATTTAAACCGATTTACAGCTGATGTCAACACACCATTAAATAAGGATAAAACAGCTTTGCTAAGAATGAATACTGCTTTTCATAGTGAAAGAAGTTTTCAGGATGCAGGATTCAACAGGAATTTTTCTTTTGCTCCAAGTTTTTCGTATGAAATCAATGATCGTTTGACGCTTTTGATTGATGCTGAATTTAGTATGTACAAAGCGACTTCGCCAACCAGACTTGCGCCATTTGTTGTAAAAAATACCGAAAGCAGTATTGAAGATCTTAATATTCCGTACAAATTGTCTTTTGCCAATAACACCATCAATTATACAAGTCAGCAATATAATATTTTTGCACAGTTAAAGTATAAAATGACTGACCAATGGACGTCTCAAACTGTTATATCCAGAACACGATCTTCGTCTGATGGCTATACGGTGGCTTTGCAAATGATGTCTCCCACTACAATAAGACAACAAGTTACGTATCAGGAATCTCCTTTTTACGGAACAGATATTCAGCAGAATTTTATTGGTGTTTTTAACATTGGTAAACTAAAGAACAGGGTAGTGGCAGGTATCGATTTTTACAGTCTTCGTGCTACGCGTAATGATGCTACGGTAAATATGCCAGCCATGGATTACAAAAAACCAGGCGATGCTTACAACAATTTTAATTTGGATAAAGTAGCTCCGATGTTTAGTGATCCTAAGGTAAAGTTCACCAATTATGTTTCGACTAACGAAAATACCTATAGTGCCTACGTTTCTGATGTTTTGAATGTAACAGACAAATTATTAGTAATGGGAGGAATTCGTGTAGACCGATATGAAAATAAAGGGACTTACTACCCGAGTAAAGATTCTATTGCAGGAAATTACAATCAAACGGCATTTTCGCCAAAATTTGGAGTGGTGTATCAACTTATGAAAGACAGGATTGCTGTTTTTGGTAATTATATGAATGGTTTTAGCAACGTTTCGGGTTCTGATTTTGACGGAAACACTTTTAAACCCAATCAGGCGAATCAGTATGAGGGAGGTTTTAAATTTGATTTGAATAAAATATCAGCGACATTGAGCTATTATGATATTCAGGTTACAAACATTACACGCGATGATCCGGATCACGCTAATTTCTCTATTCAGGACGGAACTCAGGTAAGTAAAGGTTTTGAAGCTGAGCTGATTGCCAACCCAATTTCAGGACTAAATATCGTTGCAGGTTATACGTATAATGATAGTAAATACGAAAAAAGTAATGCCAGCGTTCAGGGATTAAGGCCAACAACGGCGGGATCTCCAAGAACGGCGAATTTATGGGCGAGTTACAGAATTGTAAACGGTCCGGCGCAAGGTTTAGGATTTGGTTTTGGAGGTATTTATGGCAGCGAATATTACCAGACCAATACGACGACTTTCAAATTTTCGATTCCGTCGTATACGGTTTTAGATGCTTCACTTTTTTACGATCAGCCTAAATACAGGTTGGGAATTAAAGTAGATAATTTAACAAACGAAAAGTATTGGTCGTACAGACTTGCAGCTCAAAACCCAACGCGTGTAACAGCAAACGTTACGTTTAAATTCTAAGATTATTTAAATTTAAAATAATAGAAAAAGGGGAAGATTTCATTTTTGAAACCTTTCCCTTTTTTATTTACTGAATTTAATATTTCGCCCCGCTGGGGCTCTGTGTTGTGAGACTTGATTTTCTACAAATATGTCGTCCCTCCGGGACTAGAAAATGATTATTTGTTTTTTTGAAATCTTATCCTTTTTATTTCTGAATTTAATATTTCGCCCGCTGGGGCTCTGTGTTGTGAGACTTGATTTCTATAAATATGTCATCCCTCTGGGACTACAAAATGATTATTTGTTTTTTTGAAATCTTATCTTTTTTATTTAATGAATTTAATATTTCGCCCCGCTGGGACTCTGTGTTGTGTGGCTTTATTTTCTATAAATATGTCGTCCCTCTGGGACTTGAACATGATTATTTATTTTTTTTGAAATCTTATCCTTTTTATTTACTGAATTTAATATTTCGCCCCGCTGGGCTCTGTGTTGTGTGGCTTGATTTTTTATAAATAGGTCGTCCCTCTGGGACTAGAAAATGATAATTTGTTTTTTTGGGTCTCTATAAATATATTATCATTTCAGCATTTTAAATTGATGGTGAACATTATAAAAATCCCTTATAAGAAAAGCTCCATAGGAGCGATATATTTATAGCTATTTGATATTGGTTTAGAAATAAAGCTCCATCGGAGCGACATATAAATTTTAGATATTCAGAGGAAGCTTTGTTTTATGTAAAATATTGTTCAATTTTGATCTGAAATCTTCCCCTTTTTTGGCTATTTATTCAGCCATGCTTTAAATTCCGCGGCTTTGTTTTTGCTAATGATAACATCGATTGTAGATTTTGGAACAACTTCAATTTTGAGCTGGTTATTGCCATATTTCAAAATTTTATCTATCGATTTTATAGCCAGGATAAATTGTCTGTTGGCCCTGAAAAAGATTGCATTGTCGAGTTCGCTGTAAATTTCTTCGAGGCTGCTGTTACTTGTAGAGATTTTTCCGTTTACATCTTTCACGTAAGTGATCGTATTCTCCATATAAATATAGGCGATTTGTTCTATTTCGAGCGAGACGATTTCGTTTTTCAGATTCGTTAAAATCCTTTTTTTATTCGCAGGAGAAACAGATAAATCAGGAACTTTTGATTGCTCATTCGATTCTAGTTTTGATTTGTAACTGGTTAAATCATAGTTGAGTTTCGAAAGGCTTAAAACTTCATTAAAAAGATTTTCATTTTTCTGCTCCAGTTTTCTTTCGTATCGGCTTCCAAAAAGGCGAATCATAAAAAAAGAAAGTAAAACAATCAAAGCGCCAGTGCTGATGTAAACCAGAATAAAATAGAATTTTAAATCCTGAACTTGTTTATTTATGCTTTGTAGATTGGCGTGCGAAGCAATAATCCAATCGGTGTCTTTAACCGGATAGAGGTAGATAATTTCAGCATCTTTTTTTTGATTGTTATAGTTTCTGATTCCACCGCCTTCGGTTTTATTTTTTAGATAGGAATAAAAATCTTCAGGATTTACTTCATTATGCGTTGTCGAAATATACGATTCGTCAGGACCGGTCATTCGGCCAATTTTTTCCGGATTAGGATGGCAGATTTCTTTTCCTGTTTGATCAAACATACAGATAAAACCCGTTTGAGTGTCGGTTTTTTCGATGCTCTTTTGTACGTTATTAATGATTACCTTTCTGTCACTATTTTGTTGCGCTTGTAAAGAAATCAGGTTGGCCATTTCTTTGGCTTCTCTTTTACTGGACTCAATCTGAATTTTTAGAAATTGCTCCGTACTTAAACCTACCAAATAATTCATGCTAAAGTATCCGCAAATGTATACGACAACAAGTAATGATAAAAAAGTAAAAAGATAAAGCTTGTCTTTCTTCATAAGAATATTTGAATTGATGATCCAAATTTAATTAATAATAATCGGTTGGGTACAATTATTTTTAAGAGACAGCAGTCATAATTTTTGTTTAATTAAAGAACAAGTTTTTTGTTTTTAAATCGATCATCCATTTATTCGAAAGGAATTTTAAATCAAGGTTGAAACCAAGTATAACCTTTCTATAAATGTTTTATCAGAAAGCCAGATTCTATTCAGTCTTATTTATTCCCTTTTAAGTTCATTTTTTCCCTTTCTCGCTATTTTAGTTGATTTCATTGAGGTTTCAGCGCTTTATTTGCAGTATGAAATTTCAAAATGAGATCAGTTTTGTTTCCCTGATTTTGATTTTTACAGTTTTAAAAGAAGTTCCAAATGCCTTATTAAATAGAAAAACATCCAAAATGAAAAAGCCAAAAATTTACAAAAGAAAAGTCATCGTGATTCCGGTCATCATCTTGTTATTGATTTTTGCAGGAATACAATTTATCCGTCCTGTAATTACAAATCCACCAGTTACGGGAAATTTAAAAGTGCCGCATGAAGTGGAGACTATTTTAAGAAATTCCTGTTATGATTGTCATTCGAACGAAACCAATTTGGCCTGGTATGATAAAATAGTTCCCGTATCGTGGCTTGTTGCCCAACATATAAAAGAGGGCAGGAGCGGACTCAATTTTTCTGAATGGGATAAATTATCAGCGGCAGATCAAAAGGCAAAACTTTGGGAATCTGTGAATCAGGTTTCTCAGGGAGCAATGCCTTTGCAGAGTTATACATTGGCACATCCGCAGGCAAAATTATCTCAAAAAGATCTCAAAGTACTTGAAAATTATATATGGGGTTTAAGAGTAAATAATAAACCTCAGGATACTGCGAAAATAAAAGCATTAAACAATCAGACCGAAGAATTGAAAAAGGCTGAAAAGTCAGTTAAAATACCTAAAACACCAAACGGGATTGCGTACATAGCTGATTATAAAAACTGGGGTGTTGTAAGTACAACGCAGCGTCTTGATAACGGAACAATGCGAATTATCTACGGAAATGATATTGCCATAAAAGCGATTAAAGATAAGAAAATTAACCCGTGGCCGGACGGTGCTATTTTGGCGAAAGCGGCTTATGAGGAGGTCGAGGATCAGGATGGGAATATTTCTCAGGGCGCTTTTAAACAAGTCGAATTTATGGCTAAGGATCACATAAAATATAAAAAAACGAATGGTTGGGGATTTTCGAGATTCAAAACCACAGAATTGATTCCGTATGGTAAAAGAGCCGATTTTGTGATCGAATGTATGAATTGTCACAAGCCTATGGAAAAAAACGATTATGTATTCACACTTCCAATACGTCAATAATATGAAAACGATACTCTATTTTACAGGAATTCTTTCTTTGTTTTTTCTTTTTTCCTGTGCAGATAAAACAAATGAAAACGCTTTGAATAAAGATGCTTCATTACCGGATGTACTGCTGGACAAGGTTTCAGGTTTGCAGGTGATCAATTCTTCTATCAATAATAAAAAACATACGACATCATTGCTCTACGGAAATCAGAAAACAGTAGAAAGATTAAAATCGGATGAATTAAACCTCAAAAAAGGTGAAAAATTAGTATGGATTACATGGCATCAAAAGTCAGATCCTAACTGGATTGGCGCCATTATTCCGGGAAAATTACTATCGCTTGAAATTTTGGAATCTAATGGAGAAAAAGAAGGTTTTAACTATCAAAAATTTGAGGGAAACAAAATGGAACTTCAAAAAGATACTCTTGGTAGTGCTCATAGAATTAAGGAATTACTGAATCAAAAAAAGGCAAATGTGCCTCAATTATAAATCAATTAAACACTATTGCCGAATAGCCGTTCGCAAATCGATGTATAATAAATCTTTCACGCAGATTTTAAAAAGATCTAAGCAGATATACGCAGATTATTATCTAAATTAAAATTTGCCATAATCTCTAAGATCTGCGTGAAAAAATCCTTTGTAATCGCTCACTATCATTTAAATGTGCTGTTGAAGTTTTGTAATCTCTGCCCATAATCGTGTAAAATTTCTGATTGAATCTTGAATTAATTTTAATCCTCTGTAAAAGAAATTATTAGAACAACAATTCAAACCATAATCATTATGATACACAAAATAGAAACAGCAAAAAATTTAATTGCTTTTAGAGCACTTGGTCAGGTAACAACAGCTGATTTTAAAAGTGTTGTACTGCCGGAATTAGAAGGATTATCAAAAGAATCAAATGAAATTAATTTTTTATTTGCGCTGGATACAGATATTCAGAATTTTACTGAAAATGTCTGGTTTAAAGATGCTGTTTTAGGATTACAGCAATTTGAAAATTGGAACAGGGTTGCCATCGTTTCTGACTCGGATGAGATGAATTTTAATGGCGGATTTACATTTAATACTACGGGAGAATTACGTGGTTTTAAAAAGTTAGCTTTCAATAAAGCCCTGAAATGGGTCGAAGGAGATTCAATTTTATAAACTAAAGTTATGAGAGCAATATGGACAGGATCGATTAGTTTTGGGTTAATTAATATTCCCATTAAAATATTTTCTGCTGTGCAGGAAAGCAGTATTGATATGGATATGCTGGATGAAAAAGATCATGCCAACATCAAATTCAAGAGGGTAAATGAAAATACCGGAAAAGAAGTGGCCTATGCCAATATTGTAAAAGGCTATAAAATAGACGATAAATATGTGATTCTTGAAGATGCTGATTTTGAAGCCGCAGATGCCGAGAAAACCAAAACGATCAACATTCAGAGTTTTGCTTTAGAAAAAGAAATTAATAGTATTTACTACGAACAGCCGTATTATCTTGAGCCTGATAAAGGTGCGATGAACGCTTATGCTTTGCTAAGAGATGCGCTTGAAGCATCGGGTAAAGTAGGAGTGACGAGTTTTGTTTTACGTAACAAGGAAAGCCTGGCGATTTTAAAACCATATAAAAATGTGATTCTTTTGAACCGAATTCGTTTTGAGCAGGAAATAAGAGATACAGCAGAATTAAAACTGCCTACAGCATCTAAAAAAGCCACGAAAGAAATGGATATGGCCGAAAAACTGATCGATCAGCTTACGGAGAAATTTGATATTAGTGCTTATAAAGACGAATATACCGCTAAGCTTTTGCAAATTATAAAGAACAAAGCGAAAGGCAAAAAACAAGCAGCGCCAAAGCTTAAAGTCGTTCACAAACAAAGCGACGATTTGATGGCGATGCTAAAAGCAAGTCTGGAAAAAAAGAAATCCTCTTAATGAGGATTTTTGTTTTCCAGCTTGTGTAATATCTTTTTAATATTGGCACCTTTTCCTAAAACGGGTTGCCATAAATCTCCTTTTTTCTCAAATCGCTGCAGCACATTTTTGATGGTAAACTGCGATGGATGCAGTTTCGAATTTACTTCGCTCCATTCTAACGGAGTTGAAACTGTTGCTCCCGATTTAGGCCTTACAGAATAAGGCGCTGCAAGAGTTTGGCCGCGTCGGTTTTGTAGATAATCAATATAAATTTTATGATTTCTTTTTTTGATACTGCGTTCTAATGAAGTCGTTTCAGGCAAACGCGAATGAATTTCGATGGCCAGTAATTCGCCAAAAATTTTAATCGAATCATAATCGTATTGCGCGCCCAGCGGAATATAAACGTGTAAACCCGTTGCTCCTGAAGTTTTGCAGTAACATTCGGTTTCGAGTTCATCGAGAACTTCTTTTACGGTTAGAGCTGTTTTTACCACTTCTTCGAAATCATCTTTTTCAGGATCAATATCAATTACGAGCCAATCCGGATTTTCGACGTGTTTGATGGTCGAATTCCACGGATTCATTTCGATACATCCTAAATTGGCCATGTACAGTAAAGTCGCTTTATCATTACAAATCAGATAATTGAGATATTCTTCATTCGATTCTGAAAAGATTTTTTTGGTTTTGAGCCAGGACGGAACTTTATCAACATCGACATCTTTTTGATAAAATCCCGGCGCATTGATTCCGTTAGGAAAACGATTCATCGATTGCGGACGATCTTTAAGATAGGGAAGAATTAAATCGGCAACTTCATTATAATACTGTACAATTTCTCCTTTTGTAATACCATCATCAGGAAAATAAACCTTGTTTTGATTGGTAAGATGCAAAGTGGTTTTTCCTATTTTTAAATCGTAATCGTTTTCTGTTACAGGAGTTGGTTTCTCTTTCATGGTATCTTTTTTTACATCTTTTTCGATTGCGTTATTTGATTTAATTGTAGACGGAACAAAAACTTCCGAAGCTTTTTTATCAATCCTTAATCCCAGATATACAGGATGTCTTAAATGCTTGTCATTTGTCCATTCTGAGAATTTAACCTGACAAACCAGCTTTGGTTTTACCCATTGAATCGTATCTCTTAATGCTATTTTTTCGCTTAGCGGAGATTCATTCACAAAAAGAGGTTCTAATTTGGTATATAATTCTTTTAAGGTTGCATCATTAAAACCGGTTCCGCATTTGCCTATAAACTGCAGTCTTTTGCCGTAATATTGCCCCAGTAAAATGGCTCCAAAATATTTTCTGGATTTTTTGGGTTCAGTAATTCCAATAATAATGGCTTCTTCTTCATTCGAAATTTTAATTTTAAGCCAGTCACTGCTTCTTTTATTGGACATATAAGTACTATCGGCTTTTTTGGCAATAATACCTTCGCCTTTGTTTTTTATCGAAAGATCGAATTGTTTCAAACCTTTTTCTATGGTATGTTCTGAGTAATAAATATTTTTAAAATCATATTTATTAAATAAAATTTTAAGTAATTCCTTTCTTTCGAGCAATGATAAATCAGTGATGAGATTTCCATCTAAATTAAGAAGGTCAAAAACATAATATTTTAAAGTTCCAAAACCTGTTTTAAGATAGTTTTGAAGGAGTTGGAAATTGGCTTTTCCGTTTTCATCTTCCACAACAATTTCACCATCTAAAACTGCAATATGATCTATTTTTTGTAATTCATCTGCAATGGGTTTAAAATTGGCATTAAAAGATAATTCATTTCGGCTAAATAATTGTACATCAGTAGGATTAATTACAGAAATCGCTCGATAACCATCATATTTATTCTCAAATACCCACTCAGCATCATCAAATGCTTTTTCTTTGGTATTGGCTAACATGGGTTTGATAAAAACAGCAGCTTCTTCGGCTGATGCAGGATTATTTTTTGAAGCCTTTTTTTTATTGGTTTTTTCCTCCATTTTTTTAGAATTTTTCTCTAATTCGTCTAAAGTTCTTTCAGAAATAACCGATTTATTTTTATTTAATATGTCACTTTCGGTCGCATGAGGATCTTGTTTTTTAATCAATAACCAGGCATTTTCCTGTTTGCCTTTTAGTTTGATTAATGAAAATTCTCCTTTTAGTTTTTTTCCTTTTAAAACAAAACTTAAATGACCTTTTTTAAGATCTGCCAATAAAGTTTTTTCCGGATTTGGTGTAGGTTCATCGGGAGTATAAGTGCCGTTATCCCAAACAATAACATTTCCGGCACCGTAATTTCCTGTGGGAATTGTGCCCTCAAAATCTTTATAGCTGTACGGATGATCTTCGACCATCATTGCCAAACGTTTATCATCAGGATTCATAGACGGACCTTTAGGCACTGCCCAACTTTTCAGGACGCCATCCATTTCTAATCTAAAATCGTAATGCAAATGCGATGCGGCATGTTTTTGCACCACAAAGATGAGTTCGTTTGCTGATTTTGCGACTTTACCTTTGGGTTCCTTAGTTTGTTTAAAATCTCTTTTCTGGTTGTATTTAGACAGTGACATATGATTTTGCTAATAAGATCAGTGTTAATGAAATGGAATAAACTGCGGTTGCCACAAGACCGAAAATGATGTGGGCAAGAAGCAGCTGAAAGTAGTATCCCTTTAAATCGATTTGAGGCTGATGATTACTCATTTTAAACATAATCATCCAACCAATAATGCCAATAATACCGCTAATAAAGCCTAGTATGAATCC encodes:
- a CDS encoding TonB-dependent receptor, translated to MKTKIISTSSFLRTSGRMIATLQQQFNFIILVSLLVSGGLLQAQTTGTGQISGTIITNDGNASQGVIVKLIEINKSAVTNASGNYEFKKVPFGTYTLEVTMSGYASSTETAEITKQTPSALVDIRVNSSIENLEDVVIRTGGNRFAKKESIDVAKMPLKNIENSQVYIIVSKELMKEQVITDYNSAFKNVPGAGIAEVRNQGRTTSISRGFATPQLVRNGVGSFTYTTIDPSNLERIEVIKGPSATLFGSTLSSFGGLFNRVTKKPFDSFKGEISYSAASWDLNRFTADVNTPLNKDKTALLRMNTAFHSERSFQDAGFNRNFSFAPSFSYEINDRLTLLIDAEFSMYKATSPTRLAPFVVKNTESSIEDLNIPYKLSFANNTINYTSQQYNIFAQLKYKMTDQWTSQTVISRTRSSSDGYTVALQMMSPTTIRQQVTYQESPFYGTDIQQNFIGVFNIGKLKNRVVAGIDFYSLRATRNDATVNMPAMDYKKPGDAYNNFNLDKVAPMFSDPKVKFTNYVSTNENTYSAYVSDVLNVTDKLLVMGGIRVDRYENKGTYYPSKDSIAGNYNQTAFSPKFGVVYQLMKDRIAVFGNYMNGFSNVSGSDFDGNTFKPNQANQYEGGFKFDLNKISATLSYYDIQVTNITRDDPDHANFSIQDGTQVSKGFEAELIANPISGLNIVAGYTYNDSKYEKSNASVQGLRPTTAGSPRTANLWASYRIVNGPAQGLGFGFGGIYGSEYYQTNTTTFKFSIPSYTVLDASLFYDQPKYRLGIKVDNLTNEKYWSYRLAAQNPTRVTANVTFKF
- a CDS encoding LytTR family transcriptional regulator DNA-binding domain-containing protein, translating into MKKDKLYLFTFLSLLVVVYICGYFSMNYLVGLSTEQFLKIQIESSKREAKEMANLISLQAQQNSDRKVIINNVQKSIEKTDTQTGFICMFDQTGKEICHPNPEKIGRMTGPDESYISTTHNEVNPEDFYSYLKNKTEGGGIRNYNNQKKDAEIIYLYPVKDTDWIIASHANLQSINKQVQDLKFYFILVYISTGALIVLLSFFMIRLFGSRYERKLEQKNENLFNEVLSLSKLNYDLTSYKSKLESNEQSKVPDLSVSPANKKRILTNLKNEIVSLEIEQIAYIYMENTITYVKDVNGKISTSNSSLEEIYSELDNAIFFRANRQFILAIKSIDKILKYGNNQLKIEVVPKSTIDVIISKNKAAEFKAWLNK
- a CDS encoding heme-binding domain-containing protein; amino-acid sequence: MKKPKIYKRKVIVIPVIILLLIFAGIQFIRPVITNPPVTGNLKVPHEVETILRNSCYDCHSNETNLAWYDKIVPVSWLVAQHIKEGRSGLNFSEWDKLSAADQKAKLWESVNQVSQGAMPLQSYTLAHPQAKLSQKDLKVLENYIWGLRVNNKPQDTAKIKALNNQTEELKKAEKSVKIPKTPNGIAYIADYKNWGVVSTTQRLDNGTMRIIYGNDIAIKAIKDKKINPWPDGAILAKAAYEEVEDQDGNISQGAFKQVEFMAKDHIKYKKTNGWGFSRFKTTELIPYGKRADFVIECMNCHKPMEKNDYVFTLPIRQ
- a CDS encoding cytochrome P460 family protein; the encoded protein is MKTILYFTGILSLFFLFSCADKTNENALNKDASLPDVLLDKVSGLQVINSSINNKKHTTSLLYGNQKTVERLKSDELNLKKGEKLVWITWHQKSDPNWIGAIIPGKLLSLEILESNGEKEGFNYQKFEGNKMELQKDTLGSAHRIKELLNQKKANVPQL
- a CDS encoding STAS/SEC14 domain-containing protein, which codes for MIHKIETAKNLIAFRALGQVTTADFKSVVLPELEGLSKESNEINFLFALDTDIQNFTENVWFKDAVLGLQQFENWNRVAIVSDSDEMNFNGGFTFNTTGELRGFKKLAFNKALKWVEGDSIL
- a CDS encoding Ku protein, which translates into the protein MRAIWTGSISFGLINIPIKIFSAVQESSIDMDMLDEKDHANIKFKRVNENTGKEVAYANIVKGYKIDDKYVILEDADFEAADAEKTKTINIQSFALEKEINSIYYEQPYYLEPDKGAMNAYALLRDALEASGKVGVTSFVLRNKESLAILKPYKNVILLNRIRFEQEIRDTAELKLPTASKKATKEMDMAEKLIDQLTEKFDISAYKDEYTAKLLQIIKNKAKGKKQAAPKLKVVHKQSDDLMAMLKASLEKKKSS
- the ligD gene encoding DNA ligase D, yielding MSLSKYNQKRDFKQTKEPKGKVAKSANELIFVVQKHAASHLHYDFRLEMDGVLKSWAVPKGPSMNPDDKRLAMMVEDHPYSYKDFEGTIPTGNYGAGNVIVWDNGTYTPDEPTPNPEKTLLADLKKGHLSFVLKGKKLKGEFSLIKLKGKQENAWLLIKKQDPHATESDILNKNKSVISERTLDELEKNSKKMEEKTNKKKASKNNPASAEEAAVFIKPMLANTKEKAFDDAEWVFENKYDGYRAISVINPTDVQLFSRNELSFNANFKPIADELQKIDHIAVLDGEIVVEDENGKANFQLLQNYLKTGFGTLKYYVFDLLNLDGNLITDLSLLERKELLKILFNKYDFKNIYYSEHTIEKGLKQFDLSIKNKGEGIIAKKADSTYMSNKRSSDWLKIKISNEEEAIIIGITEPKKSRKYFGAILLGQYYGKRLQFIGKCGTGFNDATLKELYTKLEPLFVNESPLSEKIALRDTIQWVKPKLVCQVKFSEWTNDKHLRHPVYLGLRIDKKASEVFVPSTIKSNNAIEKDVKKDTMKEKPTPVTENDYDLKIGKTTLHLTNQNKVYFPDDGITKGEIVQYYNEVADLILPYLKDRPQSMNRFPNGINAPGFYQKDVDVDKVPSWLKTKKIFSESNEEYLNYLICNDKATLLYMANLGCIEMNPWNSTIKHVENPDWLVIDIDPEKDDFEEVVKTALTVKEVLDELETECYCKTSGATGLHVYIPLGAQYDYDSIKIFGELLAIEIHSRLPETTSLERSIKKRNHKIYIDYLQNRRGQTLAAPYSVRPKSGATVSTPLEWSEVNSKLHPSQFTIKNVLQRFEKKGDLWQPVLGKGANIKKILHKLENKNPH